The DNA sequence CATTCTCCGCCGTAAATCCGTATTCCTTCATCACCCGGCCGCCGGGGGCGGAGGCTCCGAAGCGGTCGATGCCGATCACAAGTCCTCCTTCGCCGACATAGCGATCCCAACCCATCGGGTGGGCCGCCTCCACGGCGACGCGAACCTTGACATCCGGCGGGAGCACTTCATTGCGATATGCTTCCTCCTGCCGGTCAAACCGCTCGCGGCAGGGCATGCTGACGACCCGCACCGGAATGCCCCGCTCCGCAAGAAGCTTTTGGGCCTCCAGGGCCAGGCTCACCTCGGAGCCCGTGGCGATCAGGATGGCTTGGGGCTTGCCCTCCGCCGCCTCCGACAGGACATAGCCTCCGCGGCGAAGGCCTTCCTGCGCCTTTTCCGCCGTGCCATCCAGGACGGGCAGCTTTTGCCGGGTGAGCACCAGGGCGACGGGCGCGTTCTTTTCGGAAAGGGCTTCGCGCCAGGCGGCCACCGTTTCGTTGGCGTCGGCGGGACGGAAAACGGTCAAACCCGGGATCAGCCGCAATGAGGGAATCTGCTCCACCGGCTCGTGGGTGGGACCGTCCTCCCCGACGGCGATGCTGTCATGGGTGAACACGTAAATGACGGGCAGACCCATCAGGGCGGCGAGACGGATCGCCGGTCGCAGGTAGTCGGAAAAGACGAGGAAGGTGCCGCCGTAGGGACGGAGACCTCCGTGAAGCATCATGCCGTTCAAGGCCGCACCCATGGCGTGTTCCCGCACGCCGAACCAGACATTCCGCCCTGTGTAATCTTCCGCGTGGAAAATGCCCTCCTCCTTCATCGTGGTATTGTTGGAGGAAGCCAGGTCGGCGGAACCGCCGAAGAGGGTGGGCAGAGTTTTGGCCAGGGCGTTGATGGCCGCGCCGGAAACCTGGCGGGTGGCCAGCGGTTTGTCCTCGGGCGAGTATGCGGGCAGATCGGAATCCCATCCCTCCGGCAGCTCTCCGGCGATCGCCTGCTGCAGCTGCCGGGCCAGGGACGGATGGGCTTCCCGATACCGGTCGTAGAGGGCGTTCCATTCCTCTTCCTTCTTGACCGCTTCCGCCTTCCAGGCGGCGAAGTGTTTGCGGACCTCCTCCGGTACGAAGAAGGGCTCCTCCGAGGGCCAGCCGTAGGCCTTGCGCACCTCGCCCACTTCCTCCTGTCCGAGGGGTTTGCCGTGCACCGTGTTGGTCCCGGCGTACTTGGGGCTGCCGTAACCGATGGTGGTGCGCACTTCGATCAGGGTCGGACGCCCGGTGTCCGCCTTCGCTTCTTCGATGGCCCGGTCGATCGCCTCGAGATCGTTCCCGTCCTCCACCCGCAGCACCTGCCAGCCGTAGGCTTCAAAACGCTTGCGGACATCCTCGGTGAAGGAATGGGCCGTTTCTCCGTCCAGGCTGATATCGTTGGAATCGTACAGGGCGATCAGTTTCCCCAATCGCAGGTGTCCGGCCAGGGAAGCGGCCTCCGCCGCCACCCCCTCCATCAGGTCACCGTCGCTGCAGATGACGTAGGTGTGATGATCCACCACGGGAAAGCCTTCCCGATTGTAGACGGAGGCCAAATGGCGCTCCGCCATCGCCATCCCGACGGCCATGGAGATCCCTTGCCCGAGGGGACCGGTGGTCGCCTCCACCCCCGGGGTGTGACCGTACTCGGGATGCCCCGGCGTGCGGCTCCCCCACTGCCGGAATAGCTTCAGCTCCTCCATCGGAAGATCGTATTCGCACAGGTGGAGAAGGCTGTACAGGAGCGCCGAAGCGTGCCCGGCCGAGAGAACGAACCGATCCCGGTTGAACCAGGCGGGATGATCCGGATTGTGCCGCATGTGCCGGGTCCACAGCACATAAGCCATCGGAGCCGCCCCCATCGGCATCCCGGGATGGCCGGAATTGGCCGCCTCCACCATGTCGATGGACAACATGCGGATGGTGTTGACAGCCAGCTGGTCGACGGA is a window from the Planifilum fimeticola genome containing:
- the tkt gene encoding transketolase — protein: MTSNQSVDQLAVNTIRMLSIDMVEAANSGHPGMPMGAAPMAYVLWTRHMRHNPDHPAWFNRDRFVLSAGHASALLYSLLHLCEYDLPMEELKLFRQWGSRTPGHPEYGHTPGVEATTGPLGQGISMAVGMAMAERHLASVYNREGFPVVDHHTYVICSDGDLMEGVAAEAASLAGHLRLGKLIALYDSNDISLDGETAHSFTEDVRKRFEAYGWQVLRVEDGNDLEAIDRAIEEAKADTGRPTLIEVRTTIGYGSPKYAGTNTVHGKPLGQEEVGEVRKAYGWPSEEPFFVPEEVRKHFAAWKAEAVKKEEEWNALYDRYREAHPSLARQLQQAIAGELPEGWDSDLPAYSPEDKPLATRQVSGAAINALAKTLPTLFGGSADLASSNNTTMKEEGIFHAEDYTGRNVWFGVREHAMGAALNGMMLHGGLRPYGGTFLVFSDYLRPAIRLAALMGLPVIYVFTHDSIAVGEDGPTHEPVEQIPSLRLIPGLTVFRPADANETVAAWREALSEKNAPVALVLTRQKLPVLDGTAEKAQEGLRRGGYVLSEAAEGKPQAILIATGSEVSLALEAQKLLAERGIPVRVVSMPCRERFDRQEEAYRNEVLPPDVKVRVAVEAAHPMGWDRYVGEGGLVIGIDRFGASAPGGRVMKEYGFTAENVADHVMRLLG